Proteins encoded in a region of the Streptomyces sp. NBC_00513 genome:
- a CDS encoding carboxymuconolactone decarboxylase family protein — protein sequence MDRPRRPRLLRHQRTGLNPATRRHHHSGPEPQRRGTRHHHHDPPGSGAGARKSHGEIPWRPRTFCPRPRNSGRHLLPVTPTSEAPAPATRPCVRAHRRGNNPSGLQATPRGKAPDFVSTPLDPGRPLAEERAPGNRREHGITAYARIFDVPEQDVAHSFATRVGTPFAEEALHAAGGAAWSHPALTGRDRSIAIITALAAQGVSGDRLLTHLALARRHGLDNQALTTLMTLLAGYIGYPRASQAMETVHTMYAATPQDTTAVTP from the coding sequence GTGGATCGGCCTCGCCGCCCGCGCCTTCTACGACACCAACGCACCGGCCTGAACCCCGCCACCCGCCGTCATCACCACTCAGGCCCTGAGCCTCAGCGCCGAGGAACCCGGCACCACCATCACGACCCACCTGGCTCCGGAGCGGGCGCCCGGAAATCGCACGGAGAGATCCCGTGGCGACCGCGTACGTTCTGCCCCCGCCCCAGGAATTCCGGCCGGCACCTGCTGCCGGTGACGCCGACGAGCGAAGCCCCCGCTCCAGCGACACGCCCGTGCGTCCGCGCGCACCGACGCGGAAACAACCCATCCGGGCTTCAGGCCACCCCACGAGGAAAGGCACCAGATTTCGTGTCCACTCCACTTGACCCCGGCCGGCCACTGGCCGAGGAGCGTGCCCCAGGCAATCGCCGGGAGCACGGCATCACGGCCTACGCCAGGATCTTCGACGTCCCCGAACAGGACGTCGCCCACTCCTTCGCCACCCGCGTCGGCACCCCGTTCGCCGAGGAGGCGCTGCACGCCGCCGGCGGAGCCGCCTGGTCGCATCCCGCTCTCACTGGACGCGACCGCAGCATCGCCATCATCACCGCCCTGGCCGCCCAAGGGGTCAGCGGGGACCGCCTTCTCACCCACCTCGCGCTGGCGCGACGCCACGGACTCGACAACCAGGCGCTCACCACCCTCATGACCCTGCTGGCCGGCTACATCGGGTACCCCCGAGCCTCCCAGGCCATGGAGACCGTCCACACCATGTACGCCGCCACCCCGCAGGACACCACTGCTGTAACTCCTTGA
- a CDS encoding MBL fold metallo-hydrolase, translating into MCPTDPTPLASDGAPDVLHSPPPVISGSPVEVSEGVFVIPDRRVELVPNIGIVLGEKAALVIDTGIGPRNGALVLEQARRLAGDRRLYLTLTHFHPEHGFGAQAFKGAATIVYNSGQRAELRRKGAGYLGMFKGLSPAVAAELEGVELVDPDLVYEGEAEIDLGGRTVLLREVGPAHTGSDQIVLVDGRVLFAGDLLETRIFPIAPYFPPHDTDVDGEGWIGVLDQLAALAPQTIVPGHGEVTDASLIHDVRDYLTYVRDEALRLRERGATADKTAATIAENARTRWPSWERPEWIGLAARAFYDTNAPA; encoded by the coding sequence ATGTGTCCCACCGACCCCACGCCTCTCGCCTCCGACGGCGCGCCGGATGTCCTGCACAGCCCCCCGCCCGTCATATCGGGATCTCCCGTCGAAGTGTCCGAGGGCGTTTTCGTCATCCCGGACCGCCGCGTCGAGTTGGTCCCCAACATCGGCATCGTCCTCGGGGAGAAGGCCGCGCTGGTCATCGACACCGGCATCGGCCCCCGCAACGGTGCACTGGTGCTGGAGCAGGCCCGGCGCCTGGCCGGCGACCGCCGCCTGTACCTGACCCTGACCCACTTCCATCCTGAGCACGGCTTCGGCGCGCAGGCGTTCAAGGGTGCCGCCACGATCGTCTACAACAGCGGCCAGCGCGCCGAACTGCGGCGCAAGGGAGCCGGCTACCTCGGCATGTTCAAGGGCCTGAGCCCCGCAGTCGCTGCCGAACTCGAAGGAGTCGAACTGGTCGACCCCGATCTGGTCTACGAGGGCGAGGCCGAGATCGACCTCGGAGGCCGTACCGTGCTGCTGCGTGAGGTCGGTCCCGCGCACACCGGGTCCGACCAGATCGTCCTTGTGGACGGCCGGGTGCTGTTCGCCGGCGATCTGCTGGAGACCCGTATCTTCCCGATCGCGCCGTACTTCCCGCCCCACGACACCGACGTGGACGGCGAGGGCTGGATCGGCGTGCTCGACCAGCTCGCCGCACTCGCCCCGCAGACCATCGTTCCCGGCCACGGCGAGGTCACCGACGCCTCGCTCATCCACGACGTCCGCGACTACCTCACCTACGTCCGCGACGAGGCCCTGCGGCTGCGCGAGCGCGGCGCCACCGCCGACAAGACGGCCGCCACCATCGCCGAGAACGCCCGTACCCGCTGGCCTTCCTGGGAACGCCCCGAGTGGATCGGCCTCGCCGCCCGCGCCTTCTACGACACCAACGCACCGGCCTGA